A segment of the Leclercia adecarboxylata genome:
TTTGTTATGAGATGATTCTTAGAATCCGATCACATACCGCTGCGTTTGATACGGGTATTATCTATGACGCTGAAAAACATAACCCATAAATGCTAGCTGTACCAGGAACCACCTCCTTAGCCTGTGTAATCTCCCTTACGCAGGCTAATTTTTTTGCCTGAAATTCCTCTCATCCCCCTTTCACTCTCTGCTGTCGCAATACAACCATTAGCGTCCCTAACGTAAATTTTTCTTTATTTACAACGAGAAGTAACTGAAATCATCAATTTATTAAAGGTAGGGTATTCATAGACATCCAGAATGCTATTCTTCTTATGAATGAAATTTCACTTAAGGAGAAGGAGAAATCTATGTACTGGGTGGTTGAAAACAGGATGGTGTGCCCTCGTACCGGAACAATATTCATTCACGTTCTGACTGTTAAAAATCTTAGATTGATAATCTGGTATAAAGGCGATTACTTTATCAGCACCGGCTCGGTTCTTATTACCAGTCCCTTCGGCATTGCCGTTGATGGCACACTCAGAAAGCTACACATCCTGCGAACCTTTCCTTATAACGCCACCTTTTGGTCATCATTTGTCGCAAATTCGGGATGCCCCGGTAACGATGGCACCCTGGTGACCCGCTGCAAACATCACCCCGACTGTGTTTTCGCGTTATGCCCGTATGGCGCCATTGCATCATAAAAGTTACGGTCCGAGTGGCGCACGTTTCGGCTCGCCACTCATTTATTTTTTTCCTTTCATCCTCTTCTTACCCGCTTTTTCCCGCGCTGCGATACACTTTTGAAAGATCAGCACAGGAGCAATGTGGATGACGACCTATCCGGCAAGTTTATTAATTCTGAACGGCAAAGGAACAGGCAACGATCTGTTGCGCGAGGCCGTGACGCTTCTTCGTGAAGAAGGGGTGGTGATCCATGTCCGCGTGACATGGGAGAAAGGTGATGCAGCCCGTTATATTCAGGAAGCCTGCGACCTCGGGGTGGAGACCGTCATTGCGGGTGGCGGCGACGGCACCATAAATGAAGTGGCGACAGCGCTGATTGACCTGCCAGAGGCGCAGCGTCCGGCGCTGGGCATTCTGCCGCTGGGCACCGCCAACGATTTTGCTACCAGCGCCGGGATCCCGGAGGCGCTCGATAAAGCCCTGCAGCTGGCAATCGCCGGTAAAGCCACGGCGGTGGATATCGCCCGGGTGAACAATGAAACCTGCTTTATCAATATGGCAACGGGCGGGTTTGGCACCCGTATTACCAGCGAAACCCCGGAAAAATTGAAAGCCGCGCTGGGCGGCGTTTCGTACCTGATCCACGGTCTGGCACGCATGGATTTGCTCAAACCCGACACCTGTGAAATTCGCGGCGAGAACTTTCGCTGGCAGGGTGATGCGCTGGTG
Coding sequences within it:
- the yegS gene encoding lipid kinase YegS; protein product: MTTYPASLLILNGKGTGNDLLREAVTLLREEGVVIHVRVTWEKGDAARYIQEACDLGVETVIAGGGDGTINEVATALIDLPEAQRPALGILPLGTANDFATSAGIPEALDKALQLAIAGKATAVDIARVNNETCFINMATGGFGTRITSETPEKLKAALGGVSYLIHGLARMDLLKPDTCEIRGENFRWQGDALVIGIGNGRQAGGGQQLCPDALINDGQLQLRIFSANELLPALLTTLTKPEESPNVIDGQSAWFEVVAPHGMTFNLDGEPLSGDHFRIALLPGAIRCRLPPDCPLLR
- a CDS encoding anti-adapter protein iraM, whose translation is MYWVVENRMVCPRTGTIFIHVLTVKNLRLIIWYKGDYFISTGSVLITSPFGIAVDGTLRKLHILRTFPYNATFWSSFVANSGCPGNDGTLVTRCKHHPDCVFALCPYGAIAS